The segment TCAGGAgaaattttgagacgataatatcttatattcttgaaactgagatatatgagttgttgtttatgagtcagttgtgcattgatagtacgtAAACACATAagcaacttgatgttataaaacgtattgttgtgcgtgacttgatgttataaaagaaGCTTTTGAGTTTCCAAAGAGAGTTGGACTTCACGGGCTTTCCTTTCTTTTTCTTCAGCTTCCCTATCAATTTCTACACGACGAGCCTTCTGTCTTTCTCATATTtatcctcttcttcctcaccaCTATCATCAACCAATTTTTCTTTTCCTCTCGAAcccgaagctacattatccttcggtTCGTTTGACTTTGGCTTTCTTTCTTGATCATTTCCACCACCAGTTTCTTTTACAACACCATAAGATCTACCTAGTTCTCCCCCTTATTTTGGAATAGGCTCAAATTATGAAACACCTTGAATTCTGTCTAGCATGTACAAAATAGGCTTTAATTTCTCTGCCAGATGCTGATGAACAATGACTGTGAGGAGTGAGTCACGAGTCTCAATAAGACTGTGCAAATGAGCGTTCACATCAGCAACACAAGATTTGATAACAGCTTTCTCGGATTTTAGTTCGACAATCTGGGAATTCACATGTGATAACTTCAGTGAGAGAACCTTCACCTTCTCAGTTTTAACAACGAGCTCATCCATTATCTTTTTCTGAAGAGCCAAATCATCTTGAGGTTTTTCAATTTTGAAGGAGATGGATGTTTGGAATTGTCAGTTTGGATCTCAGAGCGAACCTTCGTAAGAGCCGCCTTTTTAGTTTGGAGAGTAGACACAAGGCTATTGATGGATGTGTTCGCAGAGGCTGTGTTGCGTTCGGATGAAGTGCATAAATCCTCCATAAAGTTTTTAATATCAGAAAGCAGTTTATCGAATTTTTCGGTCGTCTCCTTACAAGTGTTTTCAGAATCAACAACTGCTTTGTTTGTGAGGGTGAGATTTGCAGCATGCTCCTTAGTAAGTGTTTCAAGGAAGGCTTTGACAGTGGCCTGGGAGTATTCACTACTGGAAGAGGCTTTGGTGGACTCAAGTAAAGAATCCAACTTGGTATTTAGGACCTTGAGCTGCCCTAATGTCATTGGACCATCATCTTCATCAATTTCTTGTTGAACAGTGAAGGGTCTATAGTTGAAGTTTTCAAAAACATCTTGATCATCACCAAATATTCTATCCGGATCATCTTGGCATAAAGGTGAGATGAGAGTAGTACTAACACCAAAAGAGAAACCAGAATTCcctgcccccgtatcagatatgttggcAGTAACCGGTGGTGTACTAGTggccgttgttgttgttgcactGGACTCTGTAAATAAAGGAGTTGATTGTGTAATAGAAACTTGTGGTTGCAAAACTTCCACAGAGACATTTGGACAGGGAGAGTATGTGGTAGCAGTAGAAGTAGGTGGAGAAAAATCCTGGAAAAATTCATCTGTTGAGGGAACAGAAGTTGACATTGAGAATGTTACCTCATGATTGGTTGTTGATGGCTCCGAAACAATAAGATGCGAAGTCTTAGCTGTGTTAACGGTTTCGTGCTGGACTTTCTCATGTGTGCGAATGCGGAGATGATGTTAGACTTCGAATCCTCCTCATCACTTGGTGTAGGTGGCCTGGGCTTGCGAGCGGTTCGCTTGACTttcttctttggagtttgagTAGGCTCGAAGGGTCTAACCTTTGTTTTTCGCTTACCCCTTCTCTTAGTCTTGTCAGCCTCTTCTAAAACTTGTCACATCACAACTATTAATGGACGAGCACCCAAAGTTGGTTGTTTGCGATATTCGGTGATAACTGTACTGTCTACCGGAACATTGCGAAACATTGTTTCTGGAATAGATCCGATGAAGATAAATCGTGAACTATCAGACAGTATACCGTTGGAAGTGTGAAATACTGGAATAGCAACAATAATCGAACCCTCTATCACCGGAATATTGAGGCGATCAATTGCCCTCTGAACAACGATTGCCCAAAAACGTGCATAAGAAATATCATTGTGCCTTGTAGCAGAAAGAGTGCTTTGAACAAGTTGAGCCCAAAGTACTGACCCGTACTCCAAATTGACCCCATAATAGACACCATATATAATCGTAAGAAAGAGGTTACTTGCGCAATCTGATCCAGTTACCCTTTTTGAGAAGCTCTTGCAAATTAGGGTAAATAGCCCAGTCCACGTATGAGGAAGTTTGGGCTTCTTAAACCTAGACACGACAGCCAAATACTCGCGATATCCCATCTGGTAGAACATCTCCAGAATAGTGGAATTAGGGACAGATGGATCGACCAACTACCTATCAGACGGAAATCCCAATAATCGACTGAAGCATGACTTGGTGATGGATGTTTGTTGATTACCCAGCTGAAACGTAATAGTATCACTGCTTGCTTCATAATGAGCAATAGAGAAAGCTTTGGATAGAAGCGGCAAAGGAACATTCTCGGTCTTCGATAGAGCAGTGGCCAATGAAGAGTGTCTCAGGTATTCAATCAATGGTTGGAGAAAGGTGTAGTACTTGGATGGATCATGGTCCAAGATGAGATTCTGGTTAACCTAGATGCCTAGTAGTGTTGATTGAGCCATTGGCTCAGCGACGGAAGGAGTTTCAGACGAGGCTACCATTGATGCTtggtgaagaagatgaacagtgagagagagagagagagagagagacagagagagagagagaaagagaattcGCCGGGAGAAAATTGATTGCTTTGAAAGTGGTAAGGTAGAATGAAGAGACAATTTTCCTTTTATAcgatatgattagagagagaaatCCGGCGTTTGGTGCTTCATAATTTCTGAAAAAGCACTTAAAAAGGCGTGACAGGTTAGCGTGTGTCAGGTGGCATGATGTCAGGGTCATTTTGAAATCTTCACGCGCCAAAATCACAATGTTATCCATTAAATATCGCCGTTTCAGTTGTTCACTTTCGCAATTGATCACCATATCCTATACACCGAATCTTAAAGTAACCATTAGGACTACGAACCAAACTTTTTGAAAATCACAAggatcttcgtgcaagagtgtgccaaagataaagaaataaatcaatatAATTATATGGGATTCTAGTGATGTCTTAGTTAACATAAAGCAGATGGATCCCGGGCAACGATCTCTTCCTTCGGAGTCAAGAGAGACTCTGAAGTGTCTGTGTGGTATCTCAATGAATTACGATCATATGTTTGTTGAGAAACAGTGAAAGGTTTCTTTTTAATAAGGCAAAAGGGTGGCTTCATCTTCAACCAAACTCCGAAACTCAATATAAGTCTGAACGTCTGGAAGAAGTACTTGTCTGACCAGTGTAGTCATAAGAATAAGTATGCATTGGAAATTTTTGGAGTAGTTGGATAATATAGAAATCTCAAGAATAACAAAAATTGGATCTTATGGGAAGAAATTTCTTAGGTCTAGAACATGTCATTAAGATCTCATAGAAATAAaaaagagatttcaaggtactAACCACGAAGGTGGATATTCGTTAATTCCATGGTGAAAGATCTAGAACATATTACGTGTTCACTGTTAATTCTGAAATTTGTGTTGGATTTTAGGTTTCACTGAATTTGTGGTGATAACGaatttaagatcataaacacaaaagttgtgtaaccataaacctcagtgataATATTttagagtctcaagggttatgtttATGGAAACGAAAATGATGGAGAAGTAGTGGGAGGTGGTTCCGAAGagaaatgtacctctgctatatgaAAGTGAGCAAGCAATCAACTTTTATCTCAATATGAGAATAGTAAGGTAGCTCAATGACTTATGTGAATTGATAGCTTGATAGGGAAGAAGTGATTGGTATTATCGATTCATTCAGGCTTCAAACATAGAGTCTCAGAGGCTTCAgactacatgcaacaacatgcttctagggacagttAACTAGTGCAAAGGTTAGGAACTAAATACACACCCTATCATTCGTAATTGACAGTATCATGATATTTTCCGTCAATCCTGCTCAATTATctattatttttggtgttttaatagagaataaaaatagaaaatatttttagatttttctgaaaaagaaataaaaatagaaacaaataaaatatttttgggttttttgattttctaaaaaagaaatgtacctctgctatactAAAGTGAGCAAGCAATCAACTTTTATCTCAATATGAGAATAGTAAGGTAGCTCAATGACTTATGTGAATTGATAGCTTGATAGGGAAGAAGTGATTGGTATTATCGATTCATTCAGGCTTCAAACATAGAGTCTTAGAGGCTTTAgactacatgcaacaacatgcttctagggacagttAACTAGTGCAAAGGTTAGGAACTAAATACACACCCTTATCATTCGTAATTGACAGTATCATGATATTTTCCGTCAATCCTGCTCAATTATctattatttttggtgttttaatagagaataaaaatagaaaatatttttagatttttgatttttctgaaaaagaaataaaaacagaaacaaataaaatatttttggattttcgatttttcagaaaaaaaaataaaaataaaaacaaataaaatatttttggatttttgatttttttgaaaaagaaataaaaacagaaaaattaaATAAGTAGCAACAAACCAAATATACAAAAGTATACAAGAAGTTCCGAACCTCCGAATAAACAGGGGATTGCGAGTCGCTACGAGCGTTCGCTCCAATTCACAGTATGAACAGTGGACTATGTATCACTACGAGCGTTCGAATCCATTCGCAGTTCAATCAATACTTTCCTAGTGCGAAGGTGGTTTCGGAACCGATTCAGCTTCTATCATTCCTGACCCTTGAAGAATGCGATTAAAGGTTTGTTCAGGTAAGGCTTTCGTAAAGATGTTAGCCAGCTGATCAACGGATCTAATAAAGTGGATTtcgacatttccatattccatgtgatcttttatgaagtgatacctcaatgcgaTGTGTTTGGTCTTGGAGTGCTGCACTAGGTTGTGGCAGATGCGAATGTAAATTTCATAGTCGCTGTATAAGGGGATTCACTTCATATTAATCCCATAGTCAcgaagctgactttgtatccagaTTAATTGCAAGGTAtaagaggcagctgcaatgtacttAGCTTCAGCAGTTGATAGGGAGACACAAGTTTGCTTTTTTGATTGCCAACTTACGAgtttgccatcaagaaattgacatcccCCATTTGTACTTTTCTGATCCAGAACGCATCTGGCAAGATCCTCATCTAAGAATGCTTGCATAAAGAACCCTGAGCTTGAAGGGTACTGAATTCCGAGTGAGGTTCTGAAGATGTTCTTAACAACAGTCATGTGGGGTTCgagaggatttgcttgaaacctggcacaatagcaaaTAGAAAACATGATGTCTAGACGACTAGTAGTTAAATACATCAATGAACCTATCATTTGATGATAGAGTGTCATATTAGCAGATGGTTTGTCTAATGACGGTGTTAGTTCCGTtatgaatgccattggaaccttcacaTTCGAATCTCCCACCATTCCAAACTTCGCAAGTAAGGTCTTCGTATAAGCCTCTTGGTTGATAAATATTCCGTCCTACTTTATCTTATATTCAAAACAAGGAAAAAGTTAAccagacccattgagctcatctcaaacttagtttccatcaactttcagaACTCAACAGTTAATCTATGATTAGTAGatccgaaaatgatatcatcaacatagatttggAAGATCATCaaatggtcaccatctttcttgcgaaagaaggttgggtcgaccGAGCCTTGTTTAAACTTAGATTGTTTTAAGAATCtagtaagagtttcataccatgctcgtgGAGCTTGCTTCATACCGTAGATTGCTTTATCCAGAGTGTAACAGTGGTTGGGATACTTTTCGTTTATGAATCCTAGTGGTTGTTCCACATACATTGTTTCTTCTAGTTCCCCGTTTAGaaaggcacatttgacatccatttgatatacttcaaagttcttgtgagatGCATATGCCAGAAAGATGCAAACTGACTCCAGTCTTGTAACTGGTGCGGAAGTTTCCTCGTAATCTATGCCTTCCTCTTGGTAATACCCTTTAACGACTAACCGAGCCTTGTTTCATATCACATTATCTTCTTTGTCAAGCTTATTATGAAACACCCATTTTAAACCTACAACACATACATCCTTCGAAGTGGGTATCAGTCTCCAGAACTTATTGCGTTCAAAATCATTGAGCTCCTCCTACATTGCTTGCACCCAattagaatgatcaagagcaatctTAACAATTTAGGCTCAATTTTGGAGATAAacgaattgaacatgcaatactccactttagagaataatgcagtctACTTTGCTTTTTGTTGTGATGTCGTAAGAACTTCTAAAGATGTTTCTCCGATTACTTGTGTtttaggatgatctctggtccattttgttaaaggaggataatttggatcataagttgGATCCAGTTCATCATTCACATCTTCAAATTCCGATTGAGCATCAGAATCATCATTTGCTttctcattctccccctcgaatgatggatGTGGCTCTTCGTATGGAATAAGATCCTCCCCCTGGATTGGAGTTTCGTAGTTTACTTGAGGTGTGCTAGGAGTGGAGGTTGATATGAAACCATCCCCAGCTCCCCCTGAATAGGAGCACTGGTAGCTTGTGGTTGAGATGGAATGTCGGAGTCGTTCGAAATGGGTTGCTCGAATTCAAGATCCTTCGTAGCGTCATCGATAATCTTCTTTAGTTCATCTTCCTTGTTATCGATTGGTTTGGATTCTGAAGAGACCGCCTTCTATGGCTCATCAAACAAGTTTAGGAATTCATCATAAACGTTTAACAGAGGAATGGTCATGGGATTCTGCACTGGAAATATCTCCTCAGATTGACGATTCGATGTTTGGAACTTCTTAAGATAAgaatcatcaaaggtgacataataggtttcttctatctttttggactttttattgagaaccctatatgccttcgaAGTCAGAGAATACCTCAAGAAAATTCCTCCGTCAGCCTTCACATCAAATTTGTTCATTTGTtctttaaaattaaaaatgaagCACCTAGAACCAAAtacatgaaagaacttgacattagGTGTTCaattgtttaaaatctcatattgAGTAACTAAAAATCGTTTATTAAGAAGAGATCGATTTTGTGTGAAGCAGGCTGTTCCAATAGCCTCAGCACAGAAGTAAAGTGGTAGGTTCATAAATAATAGCATGGTTCTCGTAGCTTCGCATAGAgaccggtttcgtctttcaacgacCCCATTCTGTTGAGGAGTGTAAGGAGCCGAAAAGTTGTGAGCTGCTCCTTTTTCagttagaaattcttcaaacgtTTGGTTTTTGAACTCCGAACCATTGTCACTGCAAATGTTACGAACCAACTTTCGTAGTTGAAGCTCGATCTACTTTATAAAGTCCTTGAGCTTAGGAGTGGCTTctgatttttttaagaaaatatacctaggtaaatagggaaaaatcatcaacaattacaAGAATATATTTGTTatcaccaatgctttcaatagtTGAAGGACCACAAAGATCTATATGTAAAAGCTCAAGTGGCTCGATCACTTTGGTGTTTATAAATGTTGAATGACTCTACCTGCTCTGCTTTCCAAGTTCGCAGGCGGCACAAAGATGTTCTTTCTCAAACTTCAGGAGTGGAAGTCCTTGCACATGATCACCAAGTACGAGtttattgatgtctttgaagttgagatgcgaGAGCCTTCGATGCCAAAGCTAATTATCATCCGAGATGCTTTTGTAAGAAGGCAGATGACAAGCTTTCCTTTGATAGGGTTCAGATTTAATGGATACATCTCGTCTTTTCGCTTAGACTTTAGAAGCACTGTTTTGGTCTCCTTTTCGATAATTTTAGatccctcatcatcaaatgacaCTTTCAACCCGATACCTACAACTAATTGAGAAACACTAATTAGGTTGTGTTGCAGGCCTTCCACGTAGGCGACCTTTCGAATGGAAAATTCTccattcgtaatcattccatatcctttgattTCACCGAGTGATTTATTTCCGAATTTGACTCTCGCTCCATCCTTCAGTGATCTGAACTCTCTCAACTCTTCTTTCCTTcccgtcatgtgacgcgagcagccactatcaatataccatttagagtcaaactgctcgtcacaaaTCACCTACAAAATTTAAAGAGATTTTAGAACCCAAACTTGTGAGGCTTTCATAGAAATAGGAAATGTTACTGCTTCATCGACTAAGTAGGATCGCTTAATCAAAGTGGAATTATCTctcttagttattttaaaaacaacGATCCTGTCATCTTTAGGATTCATTTGAAAAAAGGTTTTTCTTTGCTTATCTTTGATTTGTTGCTTGGCAACCTTTTTCTCAACATTCTTTTCTTCCTTTTTCAAGTTCGATTCCAGTTTTTGAAAGGAACTTTTTGACTCCGAAACAACCTTTCCTTTGCCCTTTGTATCTTTCGATATTTTGGCAGATTGGGAAACATTAGATTTTTGAGAGAAATTAGGCTTTGTTTGCTCAAAAGGTCTCTCTTGTGGAGAAGTAGACTGAggttttgaaaaacttttagGATTTAGATTTGAAGAGACTTTCACACTCAGATTTGCTGATctttcttgataaacaaagttgGGATTCTTGGATCTCCAcaaattctttctttcttttagatTTTTATTATATCTAGCATTTCGTTGACGTTTTTGAGCCGCAAATTGCTCCGTAGACTTATGATAATTAGCCCTAGATTTCGACTTTCTAACAGGTGTTTCAGCTTGTTCTGACAACGTATCATTTGGAACATTTTTGGTTCCACTCGGACTTCCTTTCTCATAGGTTAAGTTGACCTTGTTCAGAGGTTCTACCACATATCTTCTCTTTATC is part of the Lactuca sativa cultivar Salinas chromosome 7, Lsat_Salinas_v11, whole genome shotgun sequence genome and harbors:
- the LOC111898447 gene encoding uncharacterized mitochondrial protein AtMg00810-like, with amino-acid sequence MVGDSNVKVPMAFITELTPSLDKPSANMTLYHQMIGSLMYLTTSRLDIMFSICYCARFQANPLEPHMTVVKNIFRTSLGIQYPSSSGFFMQAFLDEDLARCVLDQKSTNGGCQFLDGKLVSWQSKKQTCVSLSTAEAKYIAAASYTLQLIWIQSQLRDYGINMK